A stretch of Arachis hypogaea cultivar Tifrunner chromosome 15, arahy.Tifrunner.gnm2.J5K5, whole genome shotgun sequence DNA encodes these proteins:
- the LOC140179204 gene encoding uncharacterized protein: MVRDFLNNGTQKNVKLRLIGKRGRDGRRYNLPSVSEVAGIIVGDFDASRTERDIVVQTQTGSLQRITELNLSYLGLQCPILFPYGEDGFREHIPLNRIKRKNDNEEKCVTMRDYFAFYIQRRFSDSSPLLYSRRLFQQFIVDAYSMIESSQLDYYRFHQKNVQCDLYKGICEAVVNGDNSATTHDRCIVFPATFVGGLRYIIQNYQDAMAICTKVGYPNLFFTFTCNPKWPEIVDHLSTRGLKAEGRPVIVCRMFKMKLDSLAKDLRVNMLFGRVVAMVYTIEFQKRGLPHAHILLFLHEWDKYPTLDDIDKIISAKIPNKSVDAKYYEAVSNLMIHGPCGASLKDSPCMDNGRCLRNFPMRFVDSTSIDYDGYPVYCRRDNGRTIKKSGIELDNRWVVPHNRSLLLKYGAHINVEWCNQSRSIKYLFKHVNKGHDHVTASFYHEGSTKSLYDEIDEIKMNYDCGYLNPCETTWRIMGYDIHYRYLAVIRLPFPLPSDRLFYSKTTNH; this comes from the exons ATGGTTAGAGACTTTTTGAACAATGGCACTCAAAAAAATGTTAAGCTTAGGCTTATTGGTAAGAGAGGACGAGATGGAAGAAGATATAATTTGCCCTCGGTATCAGAAGTGGCTGGAATAATTGTGGGTGATTTTGATGCATCACGAACTGAAAGAGATATTGTTGTTCAAACCCAAACTGGAAGTCTTCAGCGTATAACCGAACTGAATCTATCTTATCTTGGATTACAGTGTCCAATTTTGTTTCCATATGGAGAGGATGGCTTTCGAGAGCATATACCACTTAATCGCATTAAAAGAAAGAATGACAACGAAGAAAAGTGTGTAACAATGAGGGACTATTTTGCATTTTATATTCAGAGAAGATTCTCTGACAGTTCTCCTTTGCTTTATTCTAGACGACTATTCCAACAATTCATAGTTGATGCATATTCAATGATCGAATCATCTCAATTAGATTATTATCGTTTTCACCAGAAAAATGTACAGTGTGATCTCTATAAAGGTATCTGTGAAGCTGTTGTGAATGGAGATAATTCGGCAACTACACACGATAGATGTATAGTCTTTCCAGCAACTTTTGTTGGAGGTCTTAGATATATAATTCAGAATTATCAAGATGCTATGGCAATTTGTACCAAAGTTGGTTATCCTAATTTATTCTTTACCTTTACATGCAATCCTAAATGGCCAGAAATAGTGGATCATTTGTCTACTCGGGGACTAAAAGCTGAAGGCAGGCCTGTCATTGTATGTAGAATGTTTAAAATGAAGCTAGATAGCTTGGCTAAAGATCTTCGTGTAAATATGTTATTTGGAAGGGTCGTTGCAA TGGTATACACTATTGAATTCCAGAAGCGTGGTTTGCCTCACGCACATATACTGTTATTTCTTCATGAATGGGACAAGTACCCTACTCTTGATGATATTGATAAGATTATATCTGCGAAAATACCAAATAAAAGcgttgatgcaaagtactatgaAGCAGTCAGTAACTTGATGATTCATGGTCCATGTGGAGCTTCCTTAAAGGATTCACCATGTATGGACAATGGTAGGTGCTTGAGGAATTTTCCTATGCGTTTTGTTGATTCCACATCTATTGATTATGATGGATATCCTGTTTATTGCCGCAGAGACAATGGCAGAACTATAAAGAAATCTGGGATTGAATTAGATAATAGATGGGTTGTTCCACACAATCGAAGTTTATTGTTAAAATATGGTGCTCACATCAATGTTGAGTGGTGCAATCAATCTAGGTCAATTAAATATTTGTTCAAGCATGTTAACAAGGGTCATGACCATGTTACTGCTTCCTTTTACCACGAGGGGTCTACAAAATCATTATATGATGAGATTGATGAGATAAAGATGAACTATGATTGTGGATATTTAAATCCATGCGAAACAACTTGGCGAATTATGGGATATGATATCCATTACAGGTACCTAGCAGTCATTCGCTTACCTTTTCCCTTGCCAAGTGACAGATTGTTTTATTCAAAAACCACGAATCATTGA